A stretch of Arthrobacter sunyaminii DNA encodes these proteins:
- a CDS encoding ASCH domain-containing protein — protein sequence MDTPTDSIEPDFDAAAVLWDAYAAANPEQAAADSQYNVETFGDSPRLADELLALVLDGRKTATSSLVAEYAEEGDQLPRIGIHWIVCDSTGAPRAILRTTELRLGTFLDVDAAFARDEGEDDLSLDSWRREHRRYWERTAAARGISWSESDELVLERFKVVWRADA from the coding sequence ATGGACACCCCGACTGATTCGATTGAACCGGACTTCGACGCCGCGGCCGTTCTCTGGGATGCCTACGCCGCCGCCAACCCCGAGCAGGCTGCCGCTGACAGCCAGTACAACGTGGAAACCTTCGGGGATTCCCCAAGGCTGGCCGATGAGCTCCTCGCACTGGTGCTGGACGGCAGGAAAACCGCCACCTCTTCGCTCGTTGCCGAATATGCGGAGGAAGGGGACCAGCTGCCGCGGATCGGCATCCACTGGATTGTCTGTGACAGCACCGGTGCCCCGCGGGCTATCCTGCGGACCACGGAACTTCGCCTGGGCACCTTTCTTGACGTCGATGCAGCTTTTGCGCGCGACGAAGGCGAGGATGACCTGAGCTTGGATTCCTGGCGGCGCGAACACCGCAGGTACTGGGAGCGCACCGCTGCGGCGCGGGGGATCAGCTGGTCCGAGTCCGACGAGCTGGTGCTTGAGCGGTTCAAGGTGGTCTGGCGGGCTGACGCCTAA
- a CDS encoding LssY C-terminal domain-containing protein: MKRAADDDGGAGSGAATALDWAFFVFSGLASIWFAGLLLVRGSLELGYIGFLVVFWVVLAYLVLPRVDRVLTQIFIPDYFMGRTRTSAGLFGDAVNLAFLGSEQQLRTALERTGWVLADPVTLTSSWRIVTSTLLHRSYLQAPVSPLLLFGRPQDFAYQQEVNGNPRQRHHVRFWRCPEGWLLPGGIATDWLGAASFDRAVGLSLFTLQVTHRVGENIDAERDYLVSSMQQAFPEVSVNVIKNFSTGYHSRNGGGDSIVTDGDLPVTNLTALPQTPAVGAASGNSPPSPNPVFSAQSGTERRRIRRPPPVIFGAGLVFLRGLAALTVAAPFLARVTEVPWVSTLVNEVLGEQSSELANLGSAYAPASVTLAVFACVEAALAVFILRGSNAARVTAMFLSSGAIILQVAAVFSGSAFTLGSNLLGYSFDILLILALSSDRARVYARMQSHRRRRARILLAKQRRPLTG; the protein is encoded by the coding sequence ATGAAAAGGGCAGCGGACGACGACGGCGGCGCCGGGTCCGGTGCCGCGACGGCCCTGGACTGGGCCTTCTTCGTCTTCAGCGGCCTCGCCTCCATCTGGTTTGCCGGACTGCTGCTGGTGCGCGGCTCGCTTGAGCTGGGGTATATCGGCTTCCTCGTGGTGTTTTGGGTTGTCCTCGCCTATCTGGTGTTGCCCCGCGTGGACCGGGTACTGACGCAGATCTTCATCCCGGACTATTTCATGGGCCGCACCCGTACCAGCGCCGGCCTGTTCGGGGATGCCGTCAACCTGGCCTTTTTGGGCAGCGAGCAGCAGCTGCGCACAGCACTGGAGCGGACGGGCTGGGTCCTCGCGGATCCGGTGACCCTGACCAGCAGTTGGCGGATTGTTACCTCCACGCTGCTGCACCGCAGCTATCTCCAGGCGCCGGTAAGCCCGCTGCTGTTGTTCGGACGGCCACAGGACTTTGCCTATCAGCAGGAGGTCAACGGCAATCCGCGGCAACGTCATCACGTCCGGTTCTGGCGGTGCCCCGAAGGGTGGTTGCTGCCCGGAGGCATCGCGACGGACTGGCTGGGGGCCGCGTCCTTTGACCGTGCCGTGGGGCTGTCCCTGTTCACTCTGCAAGTCACGCACCGGGTCGGCGAGAACATTGATGCCGAACGGGATTATCTGGTCTCCTCGATGCAGCAGGCTTTCCCCGAGGTGTCGGTGAACGTCATCAAGAATTTCTCCACGGGGTACCACTCCCGCAACGGAGGCGGCGATTCGATCGTCACCGACGGCGACCTGCCCGTCACGAATCTCACCGCACTGCCTCAGACACCCGCAGTCGGTGCGGCGTCCGGCAATTCCCCACCCTCACCTAACCCTGTGTTCTCCGCTCAGTCCGGGACGGAGCGCCGCCGCATCCGGCGGCCCCCGCCGGTAATCTTCGGCGCCGGACTGGTGTTCCTGCGCGGACTCGCTGCGTTGACGGTGGCTGCCCCGTTCCTGGCGCGGGTCACCGAAGTACCCTGGGTCAGCACACTGGTGAACGAAGTGTTGGGCGAGCAAAGCTCCGAACTCGCAAATCTGGGCAGTGCCTACGCACCGGCAAGCGTCACTCTGGCGGTGTTCGCCTGTGTGGAGGCCGCGCTGGCGGTGTTTATCCTGCGCGGCAGCAACGCTGCACGGGTGACGGCGATGTTCCTCAGTTCGGGCGCCATCATTCTGCAGGTTGCCGCGGTGTTCTCCGGCTCGGCATTCACCCTTGGCTCGAACCTGCTCGGTTATTCGTTCGACATCCTGCTGATCCTCGCCCTCTCCAGTGACAGGGCAAGGGTCTATGCACGCATGCAGAGTCACCGCCGCCGCAGGGCACGCATCCTCTTAGCGAAGCAGCGCAGACCGCTTACCGGCTAA
- a CDS encoding SDR family NAD(P)-dependent oxidoreductase translates to MQQPKERNTVRILVTGSADGLGRSAAESLLAAGHDVVVHARNQERAAALEPLINRGAELVVADFSDPDAVRRAAAELNAGNPLDSVIHNAGLARGTAVMPVNVVAPYLLTALLDGPQRHVYLSSNDHYAGRASLAGVDWQGRTAGSYADSKLYVTAFAAALARLRPELLSNSVDPGWVPTKMGGAGAPDDLALGHQTQEWLASSEEPDALTSGGYWYHRRRRQPHPAVNDVDFQDSLLQALEEETGTPLQV, encoded by the coding sequence ATGCAGCAACCCAAGGAGCGCAACACGGTGAGGATCCTGGTCACGGGTTCAGCGGATGGTCTTGGAAGATCAGCGGCGGAGTCGCTGCTCGCCGCAGGGCACGACGTCGTTGTTCACGCCCGCAACCAGGAGCGGGCGGCAGCGCTCGAGCCGCTGATCAACCGCGGGGCGGAGCTCGTCGTCGCCGACTTCAGCGACCCGGACGCGGTGCGCCGTGCCGCCGCAGAACTCAATGCCGGCAACCCGCTGGACTCCGTCATTCACAACGCCGGGTTGGCCCGCGGCACGGCCGTCATGCCCGTGAATGTTGTTGCACCCTATCTTCTGACCGCACTGCTCGACGGGCCGCAGCGGCACGTCTATCTGAGCAGCAACGACCACTACGCCGGGCGCGCCTCACTCGCCGGAGTTGACTGGCAGGGCAGGACGGCCGGTTCGTACGCGGACAGCAAGTTGTACGTCACCGCATTCGCCGCGGCGCTGGCCCGGCTGCGGCCGGAGCTGCTCAGCAACTCGGTGGATCCCGGCTGGGTCCCCACTAAAATGGGCGGCGCCGGAGCACCGGACGATCTGGCGCTGGGCCACCAAACCCAGGAATGGCTTGCCTCCAGCGAAGAGCCGGACGCCCTGACCAGCGGCGGGTATTGGTACCACCGGCGGAGGCGGCAGCCGCACCCGGCAGTGAACGACGTCGACTTTCAGGACAGTCTGCTCCAGGCCTTGGAGGAAGAGACCGGAACGCCGCTGCAGGTTTAA